Genomic window (Candidatus Ozemobacteraceae bacterium):
ACATGGCCTCGATCGCCGCCGGCATCGCCCTCGGCGGCGGCGTGGCCGTTGTGAACACCTATGCCGCATTCCACAAGCGCGCGCTCGACCAGTTGTTTGCGATCTCGGCAGAAGGGCTTCCCGTCATCGTCGCCGGCCATTACGCAGGCATCGACTATCATACCGACGGGAAGTCGCACCAGTCACTGAACGATATCGGGCTGATCCGGGCCCTGGGCGGCTTCGACGTCTACGAACCGCTCACGCCGGAAGACGCCGGAAATCTTCTCGCAATCCTGCTCGACCGGTATGCCGACGATCGGGTCGCCAGCCGCCGGTCGGTGCCCGCGTATCTCCGCCTGCATCGCACGCCGCTCCCGGACCAGCTGCCGAAACCGTCGGAAGAGGCGCCCCTGCGCTGGCGCCGCTGGCGGTTCGATGGCACGGGCGCCGGCAGCGAGTCCGGCCGCATCCGCCTCTTCTCGTCCGATCCGCACCTGGTCTCGATGGCGCTGGAGTGGGTTGCGGGCTGCCCGGAATCGGTGGCCGGGCGGTATGAGGTGATCGGCTTCCTCGACTATGCGGATCCCGACGGGGAGATCGCGCGGCTCGCGCGCTCGGCGAGCCGCGCGATCGTGCTTGAAAGCCATTTCCCGGCCGGCGGCCCCGCGGAGTGGCTTGCCGCGCGGGCGGGAGCGCCGGTTGCGCGCTTCGGGCCCCTCCGGCCGGCAGGATCGGCGAGAACGCTCGCCGAAATGCTTCGCGCGCACGGAATGACGCTTGATGCTCTGGAGGGCCTCCTGAAGCCGGGGACGTGAGTGGAAGAGGAGACTTACTCCTCGTCGTCCCCGTCCTCTTCATCCTCGTCGGATTCTTCTTCGGCGGCGAGCGCCGCCGAGGAGGATGCCATGCCGACGCCGACGTTGCGCATGTCGCGCGCCTGGTTCGCGAACCACAGCATGACGCCCTGGGCGCCAGACGAGCCGAACAGCAGTTGCTCGATGAACTTGTTGCTGACCTCGAGATTCCCGACGATGCGATTCGCTCCCGCGAGAATATACATAATCTCGAAAATGCGGGACTCGGGCATGTTCTCCTTGGGAATCTTCGTGCCGTCAGGCATGAACGCGTCTTCCAGGCTGGTCGACTTGTTCGTGATCGTCAGGAAATTGATGGCTTCGCGCAGGAACGCGTTCTCGAACTCCTTGAAGGGCTTCCGCGCGGCTTCGTCGGTGAACTGCTCCGTCGCATCGCGGCTCGCCCAGGCACCGTTCAGATACGTGTAGCCGAGAATCCGGTGGTTCGCCTTGCGGGCCTTGTAGCAGATGGCGGCCAGTTCGTACGACCGGATTGCCGCGTCGAGATCGCCTTCCTTCTGGAGTTCGTTATACGGCTTGCCTTTGGCGATGATGCCCGCCGCCGATTTCTGCAGGAGAGGGGAGATCCGCCGCAGGATCGCCAGGTCTTCCGGGGTGAGGGTCTTCAGCTTCTCCGCGGCCAGGTCCTTCCAGATCTGCTGGCCGGAACTCGCCGCCCGGACGCGGCTCTGTGCCTCCCACTGGGCCTTGTGGCTCTGAAAATACTCCTGGCGGCGCAGGTCGTCTTCGCTCATCCGGGGGCAGAAAAACTTGTCTTCGCCGGCATAGAAACAGTTGGGACAGACGCACACGGCGAATAGCCGCGGGTTGACCTGGCCGACGTAGATCGGGCGGTAATCGATATCGCGTTTCGCGATGCTGAACTGCGTCTTGCGCAGGGTGTACCGCGTGAACGGCTTTTCGCAGACCGGGCAGGTGATCGACTTCTGGAAAAATAGTTTATCGTTTAATACCATGACTGTTCCCCTGATGCTGCCGCCTGAAAATGAAAAGGCTTCTTTGCAGGATACACCACGGTCAGGGGATGCGCAACAATTTGTGTACCTGCGGAATCCAGCGCACTTCGCGGAAATGCGGGCGCAGCATCTGCAGCCATTCGAGAATCAGCCTGCTGTCCCAGTCGCCGATCGACGAGGCGCTTGCCGAAAACGGCTGTACGACGGCGACGTAGCGGTGCGTGTCGATCTTTTCGAGCTGCCGGACGATCTCGTCGGGGTCGTCGATTGCGTCGATGACCAGTTTCAGATACGACCGTTCCGGGGGCACGGCCTTCAGGAAACGGCGATGCTTCTCGGCCAGCCGGCCGTTGAGGCCCCAGTTCTTCGACAGCTTCAGATCGACACTCCAGAAATCGACGAACTCGGCGATCCCGGCCGCCTGGGCGGCGAGGCTGCCGTTCGTTTCGAGAAAGATCTTCAGGCCGTCCCGCCGGCAGAGCCGGGCGAAGCCTTCGATGAATTCGGCCTGCATGAGAGGCTCGCCGCCGGTCAGGGAGATGCTGTGAAAATCGCCCATCGGGTACTCGCTCGTGAGCGTGTCGTACAGAACCTCGGCGGAGACCGGGTTCGCGATCTGCTGCGTACGCCTGCCGGGCCACGGCCAGAGCGTGAAGCCCGGTCCGGCATCCCACGAGCGTCGCGTGTCGCAGTTGCGGCAGAGCAGATTGCATCCTGCGAATCTCACGAACAATTGCATGAGGCCGACCTGCATGCCCTCTCCCTGGATCGAAGGAAATATTTCAATCAGCTTCGCGCCTGTGTCATGCATGCTCTCCTCCTGGTGCGTTCCCGGATTCCGCCATCGACTGCAGACCGAACTCGTCGATGATCGGAATGCCGAGCGATTCGGCCTTGGTTTTCTTGCCGGATGTGTATCCGGGCCCTTCGAGGGATCCGATCACGAGATAGTTCGTTTTCGCGGATACCGACCCGCTCACCCGCCCACCGTGACGCTTGACCAGAGTCTCGAGCTCGCTTCGCGGAACGCTGGCTTCGCCGGTGATGACGAAGGTTTTCCCCGCGAGAGTCGGTGCGGCCTGCGTCGGCGCTTCGCTGGCCGGCGTTTCGATCAGCCACGCCGCGAGGCGGTCGAGCCAGGCGACGTTCGCCGGCTCGGCCAGGAATCCGGTGATGCACTGGGCAACCTTGTCCCCGATGCCGGGAACGGTGAGAAGCTGATCGGCCGAGGCGGCCCTGAACGCCGCAAAAGTGGGGAACCGGTGCGCCAGGTCCTCCGCCGATACCGCCCCCACGTTCGGGATGCCGAGCGCCGCGATGACCTTCGCCAGCGGCCTCGCCCGCGCTTTCGCTATATTTGCAAGAATTTTCTCGGCCAGTTTTTCCCCCATCCGCTCGACGCTGAGAAGGTCCTCGCGGCGCAGGCGGAACAGGTCGACGGGCTCGGCGACCAGGCCGGCCGAGACGAGCCGCTCGACGAGCTGGGGCCCGACGTTCTCGATCTCCATCATGGTCACGAAGTAGGTCACCCGCCGCGCGAGCATGCCCTGGCACGCCGCGTTCGTGCAATGGACGACGGTCGATTCGCCCGCGCCGGGAATGCCTTCCTCCGCCTCCCGGCAGACCCGGGTGGGACCGCCGCAGGCCGGGCAGGCTTCCGGGGGCTCGATCGTGGTCTCCGTGCCAGTTCGCTCGTCCCGCCGCGCCTCGACGACGTAGGGGATAATGAAACCGGCCTTCTCGACGACGACGAGGTCGCCGACGCGGATGTCCTTTTCCCTGATCTGGTCGATGTTGTGGAGAGAGGCGCGCGAGACAGTGGTGCCGCCGAGTTCGACCGGTTCCAGCACGGCGACCGGCGTGATCTGCATCCGCCCGACCTGCCAGACGACCGACTGGAGGCGCGTGACGGCCTGCTCCTGGGCGAACTTGTACGCGATCGCCCACCGGGGAGCCTTCGCGGTCACGCCCAGTTCGCGCCGCAGCGCGAGCGAGTCGACCTTCAGAACGACGCCGTCGGTGTCGAAGTCGAGTTCCTTCCTCAGCCGGTCGGCGGTTGAAATATACTCTTCGATATCTTCGAAACTTCGGCACAGCCTGGCCGGCGCGTTGACGACGAACCCCTGGCGGCCCAGAAACTCGAGCGACTCCCAATGACTGGTGAAGCCGAGTTCGCGCGCCTGGGCGATGTCATACACCGTGACGCGCAGGCCGCGTCCCGCCGTGACGGACGGGTCGAGGTTCTTCAGCGAGCCCGAGGCGAGGTTCCGACAGTTCTTGAAGGGCTCCTCGCCGGCCGCAAGCCGCTCGTGGTTGAGCTCGGCCAGCTTCGAGCGGGGGACCCACGCCTCGCCGCGGATGTCCATGTCGAATCGACTCTCGATCGTCAGCGGCAGCGAGCGGACGGTGCGGATGTTCCCGGTCACCACGTCGCCGACGCGGCCGTCGCCTCGCGTGACGCCTGCCTCGAGCCGTCCGTCCCGGTAGGTCAGCGAGATGGACAGCCCGTCGATCTTCAGTTCCGCCACGATCGGGAAAACGTGTTCCCCGGCGATCTTCTGCATCCGGGCGATCCATTCGCGGAGGTCGCCCGTGCCGTAGGCGTTGTCGAGGCTCATCATCGGAACGCGATGCCGCTCGGTATCGAACGAATTCGCGGCTCCGCCGACGCGCCGGGTCGGCGAATCGGGGGAAATCAGCTCGGGGTGAGCCTCTTCCAGGTTGCGGAGCTCGGCCATGAGCCGGTCGAACTCCGAATCGGGAATCTCCGGTTCGCCCTTGACGTAATACAGCCATTCGTGACGCCTGATGCGCCGACGAAGCTCTTCGATGCGGGCGGCGGGGTCGGTCGTCGTCATCCTGCGCCCTTCGTCAGCGGTCGAACAGGTCGAGCGCCAAGGCCTGAACGCCGCCCGACGTTCCGATCCAGACCGTTCCAGAGCCGGCCGCAAGAGACCGAACGTCCGAGGCGAGAAGCCCGTCGGCCGGGGTGATGACGCGCGTCGATCCGTTGCGGATTCGCGCCAGGCCGCCCGTGCAGCCAGCCCAAACGTCGTTGCCGACCGGCAGGACGGCGTCGATCCGATCCGCCGGCAACCCCCGCGACTGGTTGAACACTTCCCAGTCCGCCGTTGCGCCGCTCATGACCCGCTCGACGGGGGTGCGGAGCCGGCACAGTCCGCCCGGCGTGGCCGCCCAGACCGTTCCCTCCGGCGAGACGGCCAGCGAAAGAATCCAGTTGTGCGCGAGATTCGTCGCAAACATGTCGATCGTCGACCAGGCGGAGGGATTCGCCGCCGGCAGCCGGGTGTCCCAGATGCTCAGGCCGTCGTCGTTCCCGCACAGCGCATAGTGGCCGAGCTTGCCGATTGAGCCGATCCAGAGATCCGCCAGGCCGCCGTTCGAGATCCGCTTCGTAACCGTCTCGAACCGGCCGTTTGGAAGCAGGAACGAAATGCCGTTCTGGGTGCCGACCCACAAAACGGCGCCGTCCCAGTGGAGAGACCAGATCATGTCGTGGGCCAGGCCGTCCGCCGCAGTATACCGCTGGAACCGCCTGCCATCCTGACTCCGGAACAGGCCGTCGAAACTGCCGATCCAGAGCGACGTGCCGTCGTGCGCGAGGGCCGTAGCCGGTTTTGCAGGAAAACTGCCTTCGTCCGGCGTCATCAGGAGGGCCTGCCCCGCCGTGATCCGTGCCAGGCCGCCTTCCGTCGCCGCCCAGACGAGGCCGTCCGGAGCGACGAGAACCGCGTTCACCGGCGGAAGCGGCGTCGCGACCTGCCACCAGGCCGGGACGGTCCGGGCGATGGCGGCGCCCGCACCTGAAAGCTCCGTCGGCGACACGACCGGCGGTTTCTCGTCGGGCGTCACGACGGGGAGACGCTCCTCGGTGCGCGGAATCGGGGCATTCGCGGGGAGCGGCGGAGGCGCGACCGCACCCTGCGGCATGGGTAGAACCGCAGGAATACTCTGCGTCCGGCCCGCCTGGGGCGGCGTGAAACGAATGCTATATATCAATGTCAATACCAGGATGATTCCGGCCCAGAACGCAAGATTCGAGCCGTTCGGGTCTCGGGCCAGCGGGTGTCGTGGACTCATGATGCTCCTCCCGTGCTCACTGGCCCGTCGCCGGCACGAACCGGCCGCCCTCGATGCGGGCGAGTTCGACGGGCCGGGTCTCGTTCCCGCTCGCGTCGAACCCGCCCTTCCCGGTCACACCGTCGTATGAGGCGATCGCGGCGAGGGCGTCCCGGACGGGGATGCCGCGCTCCACCGAGGAGCGGAGGGCGGTGGCCGCCAGGTGAAGGGCGTCGAAACCGTGCGCCGCGAACGAGTCGGGATCGCTTCCGAACGCGCCGC
Coding sequences:
- a CDS encoding DUF2225 domain-containing protein, giving the protein MVLNDKLFFQKSITCPVCEKPFTRYTLRKTQFSIAKRDIDYRPIYVGQVNPRLFAVCVCPNCFYAGEDKFFCPRMSEDDLRRQEYFQSHKAQWEAQSRVRAASSGQQIWKDLAAEKLKTLTPEDLAILRRISPLLQKSAAGIIAKGKPYNELQKEGDLDAAIRSYELAAICYKARKANHRILGYTYLNGAWASRDATEQFTDEAARKPFKEFENAFLREAINFLTITNKSTSLEDAFMPDGTKIPKENMPESRIFEIMYILAGANRIVGNLEVSNKFIEQLLFGSSGAQGVMLWFANQARDMRNVGVGMASSSAALAAEEESDEDEEDGDDEE
- a CDS encoding 7-carboxy-7-deazaguanine synthase QueE, which codes for MHDTGAKLIEIFPSIQGEGMQVGLMQLFVRFAGCNLLCRNCDTRRSWDAGPGFTLWPWPGRRTQQIANPVSAEVLYDTLTSEYPMGDFHSISLTGGEPLMQAEFIEGFARLCRRDGLKIFLETNGSLAAQAAGIAEFVDFWSVDLKLSKNWGLNGRLAEKHRRFLKAVPPERSYLKLVIDAIDDPDEIVRQLEKIDTHRYVAVVQPFSASASSIGDWDSRLILEWLQMLRPHFREVRWIPQVHKLLRIP
- the ligA gene encoding NAD-dependent DNA ligase LigA: MTTTDPAARIEELRRRIRRHEWLYYVKGEPEIPDSEFDRLMAELRNLEEAHPELISPDSPTRRVGGAANSFDTERHRVPMMSLDNAYGTGDLREWIARMQKIAGEHVFPIVAELKIDGLSISLTYRDGRLEAGVTRGDGRVGDVVTGNIRTVRSLPLTIESRFDMDIRGEAWVPRSKLAELNHERLAAGEEPFKNCRNLASGSLKNLDPSVTAGRGLRVTVYDIAQARELGFTSHWESLEFLGRQGFVVNAPARLCRSFEDIEEYISTADRLRKELDFDTDGVVLKVDSLALRRELGVTAKAPRWAIAYKFAQEQAVTRLQSVVWQVGRMQITPVAVLEPVELGGTTVSRASLHNIDQIREKDIRVGDLVVVEKAGFIIPYVVEARRDERTGTETTIEPPEACPACGGPTRVCREAEEGIPGAGESTVVHCTNAACQGMLARRVTYFVTMMEIENVGPQLVERLVSAGLVAEPVDLFRLRREDLLSVERMGEKLAEKILANIAKARARPLAKVIAALGIPNVGAVSAEDLAHRFPTFAAFRAASADQLLTVPGIGDKVAQCITGFLAEPANVAWLDRLAAWLIETPASEAPTQAAPTLAGKTFVITGEASVPRSELETLVKRHGGRVSGSVSAKTNYLVIGSLEGPGYTSGKKTKAESLGIPIIDEFGLQSMAESGNAPGGEHA